One window from the genome of Hydractinia symbiolongicarpus strain clone_291-10 chromosome 1, HSymV2.1, whole genome shotgun sequence encodes:
- the LOC130649475 gene encoding E3 ubiquitin-protein ligase TRIM56-like: MALSKVELAAMLECKICLDTYHQPKHLNCGHTYCQDCLEGILVFMEDGSAELPCPVRCTKKTTITHEQTTSSLMTVFTLTGILDKVSPRENVKSLCQQSKECNQIISYSCTTCSLKICEKCQNLHSCSNKSYINVIFNQKLKELQPLCKQHDSLARFVCIDCENLLTCAYCTHRQHKNHRIKKIDDFGLEAKKWFQSFISSFDETKVVLEKLTRKYSDALTNLEKEREVFVQKLKERKLKRLEEYLKMLNKEEEDLLRIFDEKSEEFKAKLICDGFVDNKKVQEFADYVKAFNLKSHFELVTEKLEIERQLRKISSFPRTIPTFNSHLHQMNKADILSNPLGEMKISIDEITTVGVDPNECSVYRNLIDEDETQPNYSQLTTDLMNLVESLKKYEKPNVNPHSGKQQQNDVKPKGFQLAKKSYSFEELENIIINGDVKTFQSILIDHPSIVKMRSGYYGTTLLMEAARFNKPSIVKCLIDADSDVYAVNECKTNAYHYSACYGCHDVLKVLINHDVTNINNVSRDNNTPLHFASCGGHTDCVKLLLSIPHIDVNIRNIWNKTAYDVTCNNTIKRLLQEH, from the exons atggctttatcaaaagtTGAGCTTGCTGCAATGTTGGAATGCAAGATTTGTTTGGACACTTATCATCAGCCTAAACATCTAAACTGCGGACACACTTATTGCCAAGATTGTCTAGAAGGTATTTTAGTGTTTATGGAAGATGGGAGTGCTGAACTACCTTGTCCAGTAAGATGTACTAAAAAGACAACAATTACTCACGAACAAACAACATCCTCGTTAATGACTGTGTTTACATTAACTGGCATTTTGGACAAAGT GTCACCTAGAGAAAATGTAAAATCTTTATGTCAGCAAAGTAAAGAGTGTAACCAGATAATCAGCTATTCCTGTACAACATGCAGTTTAAAGATCtgtgaaaaatgtcaaaatcttCATTCTTGTTCCAACAAATCATATATCAATGTCATTttcaatcaaaaattgaaagaaCTTCAACCATTGTGTAAGCAACACGACTCGCTTGCAAGATTTGTCTGTATTGATTGTGAAAATTTGTTAACATGTGCATATTGCACACACAGACAACATAAGAATCACAGAATAAAAAAGATTGATGATTTTGGTCTTGAAGCCAAAAAGTGGTTTCAATCGTTTATCAGCTCATTCGATGAAACAAAAGTGGTGTTGGAAAAGTTAACAAGAAAGTACAGTGACGCTCTAACAAATTTAGAGAAAGAAAGAGAAgtatttgttcaaaaattaaaagaaagaaagttaaaacGACTAGAAGaatatctcaaaatgttaaataaagaagaagaagatctaTTGCGGATATTCGATGAGAAATCTGAagaatttaaagcaaaattgatttgtgatggTTTTGTCGACAATAAGAAAGTACAAGAATTTGCAGATTACGTTAAAGCTTTcaatttaaaatctcattttgaGTTAGTTACAGAAAAGTTGGAAATTGAACGACAACTTCGCAAGATATCCTCGTTTCCAAGAACTATCCCAACATTCAATTCACATCTTCATCAAATGAACAAAGCAGATATTTTGTCAAATCCATTGGGCGAAATGAAAATTTCAATTGATGAAATCACCACTGTTGGTGTAGATCCCAATGAATGTTCTGTTTATAGAAACTTGATTGATGAAGATGAAACCCAACCCAACTATTCACAATTAACAACTGATTTAATGAATTTAGTTGAAAGTCTGAAAA aGTACGAGAAACCAAATGTAAATCCTCATTCTGGAAAACAACAGCAGAA tGATGTAAAGCCAAAAGGTTTCCAGCTTGCTAAGAAGAGTTACTCTTTCGAAG AACTCGAAAATATCATTATAAATGGTGATGTCAAGACATTTCAATCAATTCTTATTGATCATCCAAGTATCGTTAAAATGAGAAGTGGTTATTATGGAACAACATTGTTGATGGAAGCAGCACGTTTCAATAAACCATCAATAGTGAAATGTTTGATTGATGCTGATAGTGATGTGTATGCTGTGAATGAATGTAAAACGAATGCATATCACTACAGTGCATGTTATGGTTGCCATgatgttttgaaagttttaattAATCATGACGTCACAAACATTAACAATGTAAGCAGAGACAATAACACACCATTACATTTTGCATCTTGTGGTGGTCATACTGATTGTGTTAAGTTGTTGTTGTCTATACCACATATTGATGTCAATATACGAAACATATGGAACAAAACTGCTTATGATGTTACTTGTAATAACACTATCAAACGTTTATTACAAGAACattag